Proteins from a genomic interval of Zingiber officinale cultivar Zhangliang chromosome 1B, Zo_v1.1, whole genome shotgun sequence:
- the LOC121981394 gene encoding UDP-glycosyltransferase 13-like encodes MAVEELELAMKPTVVLYPMSGIGHLLPMVELAKLFLRHNFAVAVVLMQFPIKHPSLESFIASVSAAHRSISFHQLPPPDSDDSFTAGVSASLPSIPMMLDSVRRNNHELLRFLAAYRLENDVRAVVLDFLCTDALDVVADAELGIPAYFFFPTCASALGSLLYFPSLEFTDLGLGELADTPIHFPGLPPIPASDMLSREVINCALESYESSIKKIARRIPDGDAILINSFESLEAEAVKALQEGACLPGRRMPNVYCIGPLITEGSRGKDETKAKCLAWLDAQPRDSVVFLCFGSMGSFSVEQLKKMAVGLERSRQRFLWVVRVPKDPPTPTSELDLDVLLPEGFFERTKQRGMVAKSWAPQVEVLNHESVGCFVSHCGWNSTLEAISAGVAIVAWPLYAEQRMNKVFLVEQMKLAVVMDGYDKDMVEAEEVEAKVRWVMESEGGRELRRRAAAAKETAAEAWSARGSSQQAWLEVVKTLEMQI; translated from the coding sequence ATGGCCGTCGAGGAATTGGAATTGGCGATGAAACCGACGGTGGTGCTGTATCCCATGTCCGGCATCGGACATCTACTCCCCATGGTAGAGCTTGCCAAGCTCTTCCTCCGCCACAATTTCGCCGTCGCAGTGGTCCTCATGCAGTTCCCCATCAAGCACCCTTCTCTCGAGTCCTTCATTGCCAGTGTCTCAGCCGCCCACCGATCCATCTCCTTCCACCAGCTCCCGCCGCCTGATTCTGACGACTCCTTCACTGCTGGCGTTTCCGCCAGCTTACCCTCCATACCCATGATGCTCGACAGCGTACGGCGCAACAACCATGAGCTCCTTCGTTTCCTCGCCGCCTACCGCTTGGAAAACGATGTCCGCGCCGTCGTCCTCGACTTCTTATGCACCGACGCTCTCGACGTCGTCGCCGACGCCGAGCTCGGCATCCCAGCCTACTTCTTCTTCCCCACATGCGCCTCCGCTCTCGGCTCCCTGCTCTACTTTCCCTCTCTTGAGTTCACTGATCTCGGCCTCGGTGAGCTCGCAGATACACCCATCCACTTCCCTGGGCTGCCCCCTATTCCCGCCTCCGATATGCTCAGCAGAGAGGTTATAAATTGCGCTTTGGAGTCTTATGAAAGTTCCATAAAAAAGATTGCCCGGCGGATCCCGGATGGTGACGCCATCCTTATCAACTCGTTCGAGTCGCTCGAAGCAGAGGCCGTTAAGGCTCTTCAGGAAGGGGCGTGCCTTCCCGGACGCCGGATGCCAAATGTCTATTGCATTGGGCCGCTGATCACGGAAGGGAGCAGAGGAAAGGATGAAACAAAAGCAAAGTGCTTGGCGTGGCTGGACGCACAACCACGCGATAGCGTGGTGTTCCTCTGCTTCGGCAGCATGGGTTCGTTCTCCGTGGAGCAGCTCAAGAAGATGGCCGTTGGCCTCGAGAGAAGCCGGCAGCGATTTCTTTGGGTGGTTCGGGTCCCTAAGGATCCTCCGACGCCGACGTCGGAGCTGGACCTTGATGTTCTGTTGCCGGAGGGATTCTTTGAGCGGACGAAGCAGAGGGGGATGGTGGCGAAGTCGTGGGCACCGCAGGTGGAGGTGCTGAACCACGAGTCGGTAGGATGCTTCGTCTCGCACTGCGGGTGGAACTCGACGTTGGAGGCGATCTCCGCCGGAGTGGCGATAGTGGCGTGGCCGCTGTACGCGGAGCAGaggatgaacaaggtgttcttgGTGGAACAGATGAAATTGGCGGTGGTGATGGACGGTTATGACAAAGATATGGTAGAGGCTGAAGAGGTGGAGGCGAAGGTGAGGTGGGTGATGGAGTCAGAGGGAGGGAGGGAATTGAGGCGGCGTGCGGCGGCGGCTAAAGAGACGGCGGCAGAGGCGTGGAGTGCAAGGGGGTCGTCTCAACAGGCGTGGCTGGAAGTAGTCAAAACCTTGGAGATGCAGATCTGA
- the LOC121981401 gene encoding anthocyanidin 5,3-O-glucosyltransferase-like, with the protein MAVEGSEMATKPTVVLYPMSGIGHLLPMVELAKLYLRHDFAVAVVLMQFPIKHPSLDSFIASVSSVHPSISFHQLPPPDDSFTASLSATFPSIPMTIEGVRRNNHELLRFLAAHRLENDVRAIVLDFLCTVALDVAVELGIPAHFFFPTSASALASMLYFPFLEFTDLDLCELADTLIHFPGLPPIPAPDMPRDVINRASESYESFVNKVARRLPDGDAILINSFESLEAEAVKALREGACLPGRRMPTVYCIGPLITEGSRGKVEAKADCMAWLDAQPSDSVVFLCFGSMGSFSVEQLKQMAVGLERSGQRFLWVVRVPKDPPTPTSEPDLDVLLPEGFLERTKQRGMVAKSWAPQVEVLNHGSVGCFVSHCGWNSTLEAISAGVAIVAWPLYAEQRMNKVFLVEQMKLAVVMEGYDRDMVQAEEVEAKVRWVMESEGGRELRRRAAAAKETAAEAWSEKGSSQQAWLEVDKTLKLQI; encoded by the coding sequence ATGGCCGTCGAGGGATCGGAAATGGCAACGAAACCAACGGTGGTGCTGTATCCCATGTCCGGCATCGGACATCTACTCCCCATGGTAGAGCTGGCCAAGCTCTACCTCCGCCACGACTTTGCCGTGGCAGTGGTCCTCATGCAGTTCCCCATCAAGCACCCTTCCCTCGACTCCTTCATTGCCAGTGTCTCCTCCGTCCACCCATCCATCTCCTTCCACCAGCTCCCGCCGCCTGACGACTCCTTCACTGCCAGCCTCTCTGCCACCTTCCCCTCCATACCCATGACGATCGAGGGCGTACGGCGCAACAACCATGAGCTCCTTCGTTTCCTCGCCGCCCACCGCCTGGAAAACGATGTCCGCGCCATCGTACTCGACTTCTTATGCACCGTCGCTCTCGACGTTGCCGTCGAGCTCGGCATCCCAGCCCACTTCTTCTTCCCCACCAGCGCCTCCGCTCTCGCCTCCATGCTCTACTTTCCCTTCCTTGAGTTCACTGATCTCGACCTCTGCGAGCTCGCGGATACACTTATCCACTTCCCCGGACTGCCTCCTATTCCCGCCCCCGATATGCCCAGAGATGTTATAAATCGCGCTTCCGAGTCATATGAAAGTTTCGTCAACAAGGTTGCCCGGCGGCTCCCGGATGGTGATGCCATCCTTATCAACTCGTTCGAGTCGCTGGAGGCAGAGGCCGTTAAGGCTCTTCGGGAAGGGGCGTGCCTTCCCGGACGCCGAATGCCAACTGTCTATTGCATCGGGCCTCTGATCACGGAAGGGAGCAGAGGAAAGGTTGAAGCAAAAGCAGACTGCATGGCGTGGCTGGACGCACAACCAAGCGATAGCGTGGTGTTCCTCTGCTTTGGCAGCATGGGTTCGTTCTCCGTGGAGCAGCTCAAGCAGATGGCCGTTGGCCTCGAGAGAAGTGGGCAGCGATTTCTTTGGGTCGTTCGGGTCCCTAAGGATCCTCCGACGCCGACGTCGGAGCCGGACCTTGATGTTCTGTTGCCGGAGGGATTCTTGGAGCGTACCAAGCAGAGGGGGATGGTGGCGAAGTCGTGGGCGCCGCAGGTGGAGGTGCTGAACCACGGGTCGGTGGGATGCTTCGTCTCGCACTGCGGGTGGAACTCAACGCTGGAGGCGATCTCCGCCGGAGTGGCGATAGTGGCGTGGCCTCTGTACGCGGAACAGaggatgaacaaggtgttcctgGTGGAACAGATGAAATTGGCGGTGGTGATGGAAGGTTACGACAGAGATATGGTACAGGCTGAAGAGGTGGAGGCGAAGGTGAGGTGGGTGATGGAGTCGGAGGGAGGGAGGGAATTGAGGCGGCGGGCGGCGGCGGCTAAAGAGACGGCGGCGGAGGCGTGGAGTGAAAAGGGTTCGTCGCAACAGGCGTGGCTGGAGGTAGACAAAACCTTGAAACTGCAGATCTGA